The nucleotide window CAACGAGGAACGCGATCACGATTCTCTTCAAGGAATGACACCTGTTGAGGTGTTGAAAAAATACGAACTCTCTACTTTAGGACTGTCAACCTAATGGGGAAGCTTACGTACGTACCGCGTCTTCGTAATCCTGTTTGTGTTGTTCAAACCAGTCGCGGCGATTATTCTTCGCCAGGCTGGATAAAAAACCCAAACTGTCAGGAGTGAAGTAGCGGTCCGTCATGGTCTAGTCCTTCTTTACATAAGTAATCATATTAAAAATCGCGCCCTGTGGATCAGCAACCACTGCGAAACGACCGATATTGGGAATATCCTGGGGTTCCACATAGACCTTCGCGCCCAATTTACGTGCGCGCTCGGTGCGAGCATCAATGTCGTCAACTGT belongs to Gammaproteobacteria bacterium and includes:
- a CDS encoding DUF2461 domain-containing protein codes for the protein MTDRYFTPDSLGFLSSLAKNNRRDWFEQHKQDYEDAVRT